Part of the Rhizobium viscosum genome is shown below.
GACGATCCCCGAGGGATGGATGGTCAATCCACAGAATGATGCCTGGCCCAAGGGCCAGAAACTCAACATGTATGTCATCGTCAACAACGCCTTGATGCCGGAATTCTCGACAACGACGAACAATACCCTTGCCGTCATGGCGAGGGCGAGTACGGCCCTCATCAAGGCACAGACACGCAGTGCGTTGGTCGCCACATACGTCTACGCCCAGAAGAACGGCATTCGATTCCGCGTCGCCTCCATCGATGCGCAGATTCCCTACACGATGACCGATCCGTTCAACACCGACTACATGCGCGCTGTCTACAACCTCGGATATGCGAAAATGGCGAGTGGCAGCCTGTGGAAAGACAAGCCGATCTTTACAGGTCCCGCCGCCGCGCAGTCAGCCCAAGCGACGCAATAGCCGTGCCAACCCTCCCTTCCTTATCAACCACAGGAGAACCAAATGTCGCATTCCGGAATTGGCCCAGCAAGCATTCGACCCCATTGTGGGCGGATTGCACCGGCTCTGCTTGCTTGCCTGTTATCAACGGCCGTCGCAGGTTGCGCCGCCGTGCCGCTCGAAGAGGCCAATACGCTGGCATCCTATGATGGCCTGACATCGAACAACGGCAAATTCACAAAGGCGAAATTCAAAGTCGATCCAGGCGATCTCGCGGCGAACAAGACCATATACATCGAACCGACCACCGTTTCGCCGAGCGCTGCGCTTTCGATCAAGAAGTCTTCCGACCAGGACCTTGTCGCCAATGTGATCAGCCGCGCCCTCTGCGTTGGCGTCAGCGATCGTTTCCAGGTAGTCGACCGGAGGGAGAACGCCGATGTCGTCGTGCACGCCACCGTCACCCGTATTGTGGCGACCAGCGCGACGGCTGCCGGCCTGTCGACCGCGACTTCGCTCGGGGCATCGTTCGTCATTCCCGTCCCGGTTCCGCGGCTGCCAATAGGCCTCGGAGGCCTTGCGGTCGAAGCTGAAGCGACGACAAGGGACGGCAAGCAGATAGGAGCCATGGTCTGGGCCAAGGGCGCCAACGCCATCACCACGAGTGCGCGTGTTTCCCAGATCGGCGATGCCTACTCGCTCGCCTCAAGCTTCGGGAGCGATTTCTCAAAGATGCTCGTCACCGGCAAGACGCCGTATAAGGGGCTGCCGAAAATCCCCTCTGCGCAGAAAATCAAGTCGGGCCTCGGCGGAAGACCCAAATATCCGGCTTGCGAGCGGTTCGGCCGGTCGCCCGGCTTGAAGGACTTCGCGGGCTCGCAAATTGGCCTGCCTCCGTCCTGGACGGACAAACGACCGACGGTCGTCGGCCAATGGTCGCCATGACAAGGATGGCCGGCGACTGATGCATCGACCGCTTGATGCTCATGCAGGCCGCGTTTAAATTCGCTATGTTCCGTCACCGCCGACATCTTGGATGTCGGCGGTTTTGCTGCGACCAGCCAATGCCGCGTGTTTCCTTGTCCACGCACTGGCAGCACTGCTGGTACCGGATTGGGCATCCTCGACAGTTGGCGGCATCCGTGAGACGGCGTCTGACCGGCACGGTCTTATGTACGAGCTTCGGTGCGTCTCTTTGCAACAGCGGCTCGGATAGATCCGATATCTTCTACTCGCCGCATGCCGGCAAATTCCCGCCTTGCTTTGCGCCGACAATCCGCCTGAGGACGTGGAGGAAATCGTCGACGAAGGTGAAGATGACGGGAATGACCACGAGACTGAGGACAGTTGAGGTCAGCAGGCCGCCGATGACGACGATGGCCATCGGCTGGCGAAAGCTCGCATCGCCGCCGCTGAGACTGAGCGCCACGGGAAGCATGCCGCATGCCATCGCAATCGTCGTCATGACGATTGGACGGGCGCGCTTGTGGCACGCATCGACGAGCGCATCGAAGCGGCGGAGGCCCGCGCGTCGTGACATGATTGCATATTCCACCAGCAGGATGGAGTTCTTTGTCACCACCCCCATCAGCATCAGGAGACCGATGACCACAGGCATGGAGAAGCTGGTGCCGGTCAACACCAGCGGAAGCAGGGCACCGCCGAGCGACAACGGAAGTGCTGCCAGGATCGTCAAAGGTTGGAGGAAGTCATGGAAGAGCAGGACCAGAACTGCATAGATGCAGAACACGCCGATCGCCATGGCAATGCCGAAGCTCTCGAAGAGTTCGGAGCTGCGTTGCAGTTCGCCCTGCTCGACAAGCCTGACATCGTCGGGAAGGTTGCGCAGCGCCGGCATCGCCTGGGCCTCACGATAGACATCGCCGAGGATACGGCCATTGAGCTCGATCGAGAGCGTGACGTTGCGGGATCGGTCGATCCGGCTGATCTCCGACGGGCTCGCACCGATATGGATATCGGCGATTGACCCGAGGTCGACGCTGCCTCTGCTGCCGGCGACCCGGAGATTGGCGATGTCGTCCAGCGTCGTTCGATTGGACGGATCAAAGCGGACCCTGATTGCGAGCTGGCGTTGCGGCAGATTGAATTTGGCAAGAGAGGAGGAATAGTCGCCGCTGGTTGCCACCCGGACCGTCTCGGAGATTGATTCCGTGGTCACCCCGAGAGCTGCAGCGCGATCAAGATCCGGAACGACCTGGATTTCAGGGGCTTGCAACGAGGCACTGGACGTTACGGCGCCGATGCCCGGCAGGGTCCGCAACTGTTCCTCGAGCGCGCTGGCCGCCTTGTCGAGCGCGCCGGGGTCGTCACTGGCAAGCGTGATATCCAGCCTAGTGCCATTGCCGCCAGAGCCAATCTCGATTCGCGCGCCTGGCAGAATGCCGAGCGCCTGGCGAATGTCGTTTTCGATGTCGAGCTGTGTGCGCTCCCGTTCGTCGATTTTCTTCAAGTTGACAACAAGGGAGGCCATTGCCGTATCGACTGTTGTAGAAGAATCCAGAAGATCGTTCGACGAGACGCTTCCGACCGCGTTGAAGACATGTGTCACATCCGACAGGCGGGAAACGATATCGGCGGCGCGGCGCGCAGTCATGTCCGTCTGCTCGAGTGTCGTGCCGGGCTGCAACGTGATGGTAACCTGCGTCTGTGCATCGTCCGACGGTGGCAGGAAGCCCGAACTGAGCAGCGGGATTGTCGCCAGCGAGAGGCCGAGGAAAAGCATGACGCCGATCACGGTCGGTATGCGGTGCCGCAGGCACGTTTTGACGACGCCCATATAGGCGCGCATGATCGTCCCATCCTTGGCTTCGATGGGGTGTCGCTTCATCATGTAGGCCGCCATCATCGGCGTCAAAAGGCGCGCAACCAGCAGCGAGGCGAGAACGGCAACTGCCGCGGTAACGCCGAACTGCCGGAAGATCAGACCCGGAATGCCGCTCATGAAAGCCGTCGGCAGGAAGACTGCGACAAGCGTCAGGGTCGTGGCGACAACGGCAAGTCCGATCTCGTCGGCCGCTTCGAGTGCGGCCTGCTTCGGCGACTTGCCCATCTGCAGGTGGCGAGCAATGTTCTCGATCTCGACGATCGCATCGTCGACAAGGATACCCACCACAAGCGAGAGCGCGAGCAGCGTGACGGTGTTGAGGCTGAAATCGGCCAGATACATGACGAGGAAGGTCGGGATGACGGACAGAGGCAGCGCCACTGCGGACAGGAAAGTCGCCCGCCAGTCGCGCAGGAACAGCCAGACCACGACAATCGCAAGGATGGCACCTTCGAAGAGCATGTGCATCGATCCGTCGTAATTTTCGACGATCGGGGCCACCGTGCTGTAAGCTTCGACGATCTCGACATCGGGATTGGCCCCAGCGAAGTCCTTCATCGCCGTTTCGATCGCTGCTGCGACGGCCGTATCGGAAAAGCCGTTCGAGCGTTTGACCTGAACGGCAATGACTGGTTCGCCATCGAGATAGGCAATCGACGAACGGTCGGCAAAGCTGTCTGTCACCGTGCCGATTTCGTCGAGCCGCACGAGCGTTCCGCTTGGAAGCGGTATGGCAACCTTCTTCAACTCCTCGATCGAGGAAACTGCTCCGAGCGTGCTGACCGCCTGTTTGCTGCCTCCGATCTCTGCCCGCCCGCCCGACGTATCTGATTGCATCGAGCGCAGCTGTGAAGAGATGGTCGCCGCGCCGATATTGAGCGCGCTCATGAGTTGCGGGTCGAGGTCGACATGGACTTCACGGTCGACGCCGCCGACACGGTTGACACTTCCGACGCCCGCAACGGCAAGAAGTGCCTTCGTCATGGCGTTGTCGACGAACCAGGAAAGCTCTGTCTGGTCGAGTCTTGTGGATCGCACGGCGTAGGCAGTGAGCGTCGACCCCTGGACCGTGTCGCGCGTGACACTCGGTGCCTGCATGGCAGGGGGAAGCTCCCTGCCTGCGCTGTCGACGGCGTTTCGCACTTCATTCAGTGCTTCCTCGCCGTTCTTGCCAAGCTGAAATGACACATTGATCACGACGGTCCCATCCGTAATCGTCGTCGTGATGTGGTCGAGGAGACTCAGCGAGGCGAGTTTGTCCTCAATCTTGCGGGCGACGTCAGTTTCAAGTTGAGCCGGGGCCGCGCCCTCGAGTCTCGCGTTGACCTGTATAGTCGGAAGAACCATGTCGGGAAAATTCTGCACCGGCAGCCGGGCGAAGGCGATCAGGCCGGTCGCGGTCAGCAGGATGAACAGAAGGACGGCGGGGACCGGGTTTCGGATCGACCAGGCGGAGAAGTTCATCGTGCCGCTCCTTCCACCCGTAGGAGCGCTCCGTCCGACAGGAAGGCGCCGCCCGTCGTTATGACCTGGGCCGAGCGATCGAGCCCGGAAAGGATCTCTACATCGCCGGAATTGCGGCGACCTATCTCGACGCGGACGCGCCTGGCGCGCGCTTCACCATCCAATGTGAAAACGTAGTTCATGCCATCGCGTGTAACCAGCGCGGTGTCCGGCACGGTCAGAGCAGATTGGGCTCCGAATTCGATTTGTCCCGTTGCGTAAAGGCCGATGGGTGCATGCGCCTCGGGTGGCAGCGAAACGTAGACGAGCGCGCGGCCTGTATCGGTGCTGACCGTTGGCGCGACGAGCCGAACCGTTCCCCTGATCTGCTGGCCGCCTGGATCGAAAATCGTCGCGGCCAGTCCTTCCTTGAGGAGGGGGCGGTAACGCGCCGAAACCTCGGCCTGCCATTCGATGCGCTGCTGGCGCACAAGGCGAAACAGCTCCGTCCCGGACGCGACGACGGCGCCGAGCTGGGCGGAGCGGGAGGTGATCAACCCGTCGTCGACGGCTGTGATGGTGGTTTGGGAAAGCTTGATCCTTTGACTTTCCAGCGAAGCTTCGGCGGAATCGACGCCGGCCGCCGCCGTCTGCTCGGCGATCAGGTATTCGTTGATCTTTTCGTCCGAAAGGACGCCGCTTCCCTGCATCCTGCGCGCGCGCTCGGCATTGGTTTCCGCCTTGGCGAGGTCGGCCTTCGCCGTCGCTAAGGCTGCTTCCTCCTTGCGCAGTTCAGCGCGAACGGTCTCATCGGAAAGGCGCGCAAGGGGCTGGCCCTTCCTGACGACCGATCCGACATCGACGAGCACATCCGTTATCCGCAGACCGCCAACCTCCGCAGCACTGATTGCCTCATGCCAGGGCCTCAGCCAGCCGCTGGCAGGCACCGTTTCGGACCATTGTCGTTCGACAGGCTTTGTCGCGGCAACGGTGAGCGCTGCGCCATCGGTCTGTTGCGAGAGCGCCGGCCGTCCCGGGCACACAATCGCCGCTCCGAGGATAAGGACAATCAACGAGAAGAAGGATCGGCGGTCGGGAAGGCTCGTGCCGCTCGCCTGCGAGATCCACTTCAGGTCGGCGACTGTGTTCCGGTCAAGCCCGGGCGCGACAGCCGCAGAATCTTCCCTAAAAGTTCTGCCGGCCGGATCGACTTTTGGGCAGGCTTGGAGGAGGCGCTCGATTTTCGAATAGGCTAGTTTCACCGCTATGTTCACAGTCCCGTTCTTCCTGCACGGGGTCTAGCGGATCGAATATGCCGTGCGGTCAAAGATCGGCAAAGATCGATTAAGTTAGATTAAATCCGTCAGCCGGTAGCCACAGCGCAAAGGCTGTTCCGGGTGCGCTCAGTAACTGATCAGCGAATAGGGCGCATCGTTCGATCCGAAGCGAGGCTGGACGCCGAGCAGCGGGGCTGCCCGACCAATGATTTCCTTCACCATCGGCGCGGCTGTGGATGCGGCCGTCCGTCCTCCATGCTCGCCGGTTTTCGGGGCATCGATGATCGCGAGGACCATATATTTCGGCTTGTCCATCGGAAAAGCTGCAACGAAGGCATTGAAATTCAAGTCATTGGCATAACGCCCATTGACGACCTTGTCGGCAGTTCCGGTTTTGCCGCCGACATTGAAGCCCTCGACCTGGGCAGCACGGCCTGAGCCCTTCAGTCCGTTCCAGCTGAAGAGATAGCGCATATCGGCACTTGTGCTTTGCTTGACCACGGTTTTCGCCAGCGTCGCCGCCTGTTCAGGCGACCGCGGCAAGAAGGTTGGCGGAATGAGATTGCCGCCGTTGATGAGAGATGCGGCGGCGGACGCCGTCTGCAGCGGGGTCGTCGCGACGCCGTGGCCGAAGGAGATCGTGACCGAATTGATCTTCTTCCAGGTGCGCGGCTGTGTCGGCGTTGCGACGCCCGGCATCTCGGTCTCTACCTTCGACAAAAGTCCGAGCTTGGTCAGGAACTGCTGGTGCCCCTCAATGCCGACCATGTCGGCGACCGCCGCCGTGGCGATATTGGACGAATACTGAAAGACTTCCGGGATCGACAGCGTCCTGTGCTTGCCTTTGAAGTCCTTGATCGTGAAGCCGCCCATGCGGATCGGGCGGGATGCATCAACGACGGAGTTCAGGGTGATCTTTTCGGCATCCAGCCCCATCGCCAGCGTGAAGCTCTTGAAGGTGGAACCCATTTCGAAAGTAGCATTGCTGATCCGGTTGAACCAGCCCTTCTCGTATTCCTTGTCCACGCTGCCGTCCGGCAATGTGCGCGACGGTTCGTTGGGGTCGTAGTCGGGGACTGAAGCCATCGCCAGAACTTCGCCGGTCTCGACGTCCAGAACGACGGCACCGGCCGCTTCCGCCTCATAGGCGCTCATCGCTTTGGCGGCGACCTCGCGCGCGATATTCTGGACGCGGATGTCGATCGACAACCTGACGGGTTCTAGCAAAACGCCTGACGTCATGCCGATGGCCCTCAGGTCCGCGAGGCCCTGCTGGTCGAGATAGCGTTCCATGCCCGCTAGGCCCAGATTATCGACATTCACGTGACCGACGATATGCGCCGCCGACCGACCACCGGGATAGAAACGACGTTTTTCCGGCCTGAAGCCTATGCCGGGAAGGCCGAGAGCCAGAATGTCGGCCTGCTGTCTCGGCGTCAGCTGGCGCCGTAACCATTGAAATCCGCTGTCCATCCTCAGCTTCTTGTGGGTCTCCCGCCAATCGAGGTTCGGGATTACGGCCGCGAGTTTCTCCACCACTTCGTCGGCGTCGACGATGCGACGGGGGTCTGCATAGAGGGAGACCATGTTCAGGTCGGTTGCCAGGAGCTGGCCGTTGCGGTCGATGATATCAGGCCGGGACGCGACGACATTGGGATTGCCCAGCGAGGCGGTAGTGGGCTCCTCGGCAAGTCCGTATTGGATAAGGCGGCCGCCGATCAGAAGGAACCCGCAGACGAAAGCGCCGATCAAAACCCCCAGGCGCTGCCTTGTCTGGCCGCTTCGCTTCTTTCTTGTGCCCGGGATTTTGTCGTCAATGCCGATCCTCTGACGTGCGACGAGGATATGGGACCGGCTTTTGATCTTTAGAATTCGGGAGATGATACTCATTAAGCTGGTCCAGAACAGGAGGCGGAAGTTGAAGAAGCACCTCCGAAAACGCTGTGCGTTTTCCGGCCTGTTTCTCCTGGGGCAACTGACGACTAGATTTGCGTCGAATTATCTAACAGTTCGTTAACCGCTGGTTCCAGAAATGCCACTTGGCAGAGCGTTCGACGGTCACTTCACGCCGTGGCGTCGATCAATCGCTGAGCGGTAAACTTGTCGGTTACCAGCATGTCGATGACGCCAACGCGGAGGGCACCTGAGATCGCTGCCGTCTTCTTCGCGCCGCCAGCCAGCGCGATGACCCGATCCACCCGCGCAAGGTCCTCGAGCGGAAGCCCGATGACCCGGTCATCCAGCGGCGTCTTCACCGGTTTGCCGTCCTTGTCGAAGAAGCGCAGTGAAATGTCACCAACGGCGCCGGCCTCGGCGAGATCGGCGAGTTCCCGCGACGAAAAGATGTTGCCCGAGCGGGCAAGCAATTCGGACGGTTCCACGGCGCCGATGCCGACGATGGCGAGCGTGATGCTGCCGAACAGATCCATGGTCTCGCGGACGAAGGGATCTGACTGCATCAGAAGCCTGGCTTCCCTCGATGTCGTCACGCCCTGTACGGGAAGCAGTTTGGGTTCGGCTCCGGTGAGGCGTGCAAGGCGCGTGGTGAGCTGCGTGGCATGCGTCTGCACCGAAGGGTCGCCCATGCCCCCGAGAGTCTGGACGACGTATTTTACCTGGGCGCTTTTCTGCGGATGGATGTTTTCAACCATCTTGAAGATGGTCTGGCTCCAGCTCGACACCCCGACGATCTCCCCAGGTGCGAGTGTGATCTCCAGAAGATGGGCTGCGGCTTCACCAATACGGGCCATGATAGCGCCGTCCCGGTCCTCGCTGCACTCGACGACAATTGCTTCGGGAAGGTCGAACTTTTGCCGCAGGGCTCCCTCGAGCTCGCTGTAAGTGCCGACCGGCGGGATGACGCTGGTGCGAACGATGTCCTCTGCCTCGGCCCTCTTCAGCATTCGCGAGACCGTTGCCTGGGAAAGCCGCAGATGCTGCGCGATCTCCGCCTGCCGCCGCCCTTCGATGTGGTACATCTGGGCAACCCTGGAAATCAGGCGGAGTTCGTTGAGACGGGACATGGGCAATACCGGCTTGAATTTTTATTCACATTTAACCGGTGTCGGTCGCGACGTCGAGCGGGCCAGCGCATCATTCCATGTATTGAGAAGGCCAGTGCGATCGATCTCCTCGGGGCGGATCACATCGGTGCTTCGGGGCAGTGCCTCGATCGCGTCGAGATCCTTCCACAGGCCGAGCGAAAGCCCGGCGAGATAGGCGGCACCGAGAGCGGAAGCCTCCGGCGCCTCGCACTGGATGACGGCATGCTCGATCAGGTTCGACACGCACTGCATCAGGAAGTGGTTCTGGCTCGGGCCGCCGTCGACATAGAGGGCGCCGAGTCTACCGCCGCTCTGGGCGCGCATTGCAGCGATCACGTCATGCACCTGGCAGGCGATCGAATCCGTGACCGAGCGGGCCATCTGGGCGCGAGTCGTGGAAAAGTTGATCTGAGCGAAGAGAGCGCGGGCGTCGGAGCTCCAGTAGGGTGCACCGAGGCCGACAAAGGCCGGCACGAATCCCGGTCCACCCGGCTCGGCCGTCGCCGCAAGGTCGACGAGGGCGGCCACATCGGGAAGCCCCAGAATGCCGGCCATCCAGGGAAGGCTTGCGGCCGAAACGAGGATATTGCCTTCGAAGGCGAAGGTCGGCACGCCGGCGATCCGCCAGGCGACCGTCGTGGTGATGCCGTTTTGCGGCGCGATGAAGCGCGGCAATGTCGTCATGACGGAGGAGCCGGTTCCGAACGTCACCTTGCCGTCGCCCGGCTTGAAGGCGCCATGGCCGAAGAGCGCCGCATGGCTGTCACCGACGGCGGACCGGATCGGCGTGCCATCGGGGATGCCGGGAAGCCCCCGTGTCATGCCGAAATCGGCGGCGCTGTCGAGCACTTCAGGGAGAAGCGCAATATCGACGCCGAAGATTTCACCGAGTTCTGCGCTCCAGACCTGGCCATTGAGGTCGAACAACTGGCTGCGGGCGGCATTGGAGGCATCGCAGACGTGGCGGCTGCCGCCCGTCAGGCAATGGATCAGCCAGCTATCGATCGTGCCGAGACGCACCCGGCGCCCGGCTGGTACGCGATCGAGCAGCCAGCGGAATTTCGAGCCGGGGAACATCGGATCGAGGGGAAGGCCGGTCAGCGCCTCTACGCGGCCGAGATGACCTTCGGCGATCAGGCGCTCGCAGTCCGGCGCGGTGCGGCGGCACTGCCAGCTCAGCACCGGACCCAGTGCTTCGCCGGTCTCTGCATCCCAGACCGTGACGGATTCGCGCTGGTTGGACACCGCCACCGCCTCGACGGTGACCTCGGAAATTTTCTTCAGGCAGGCCTCGATCGCTTCGCAGACAGAGGCAAAGATCCGGCGGGGATCCTGCTCGACCCAGCCCGGTTGCGGATAGGAGATGCCGACGGCGGCCGAACCTCTGGCAAGCACCTCTCCGGTTTCGGAAACCAGCACTGCCTTCGAATTGGTGGTGCCCTGGTCGATCGCCAGAATAGCCCGCATCATCTTCTCCTCAAACGAATGGCCGGGGCGGATGCGCGCCCCGGTGCAATAGACCTGCTATCAGATTATTTGCGCTTGATCAGCGCCTGGGCCGCATCGGCGATCGCCGCCGGCGCCATGCCGAACTCGTCGAGAAGGAATTCGGCCGAACCGGTCGGCGCGTAGACGCCGGGAACGCCAAGGCGCTTCATCGGCACGGGCGTGTTGTCGACGACCACTTCGGCGACGGCGGAACCGAGGCCGCCGAAGATCGAATGCTCTTCCGCCGTCACGATCGCTCCAGTCTCGTTGGCCGCCGCGATGATGGCGGCCTCGTCGATCGGGCGAACGGTCGCCATGTTGAGCACGCGCGCCTTGATGCCGCGCCCGGCCAGGATTTCGGCGGCCTTCACTATGCGGTGGGTCAGCGTGCCGTTGGCAATCAGGGTGACGTCGGAGCCTTCGCGCAGCAGGTTCGCCTTGCCGACTTCGAACTTGTGACCTTCGGGCAGCAGATCCGGAACGCCGACGCGCGACAGGCGGAGGAAGCAGGGACCATTGTAGCTCGCAGCCCACTCGACGGCGGCGGCAGTCTCGATCCGGTCGCAAGGGGCGATCACGGGCAGATTCGGCAGGACGCGCGTCCAGGCGAAATCCTCGATCGAATGATGGGTCGGGCCGAGTTCGCCGTAAGCCATCCCCGAGGAAATACCGACGAGTTTGACGTTGGCGTTGGAGTAGGAAATGTCGGCCTTGATCTGCTCGAGCGACCGGCCGGTCAGAAACGGCGAGGCGCCGCAGACATAGGGCAGGCGTCCGCCATTGGCGAGACCGGCGCCGACGCCGACCATGTTCTGTTCGGCGATGCCGACATTGACGAGGCGATCAGGGAATTTCGACTTGAAGCCGCCGAGTTTCGACGAGCCGACCGAGTCGTTGCAGACGGCGACGATGGTTTCATTCTCGGCAGCCAGGCGCTCGAGCGTCGCGGCAAAGGCATCGCGGCAGTCATAGAGTTTCGGTGGGTTTACGGGCGCGTTCATTAGAGTGCCTCCGACAGTTCTGCCAATGCAATTTCATACTGTTCCTTGCTCGGAACCTTGTGATGCCAGTCGACGCGATCCTGCATGAAAGAGATGCCATGGCCCTTGTTGGTGTGCGCAACGATGCAATGGGGCCGGTCGGAGCGATGCTCGAGCGCGGGCACGATCGCGTGCATGTCATTGCCGTTGATTTCGCTGACCTCCCAGCCGAAGGCCTCGAGCTTGGGGCGCAACGGTGCGAGATCGTTGGTGTCCGAGAGCGAAGCGCCCTGCTGGAACCGGTTGTGGTCGATGATCAGCGTCAGGTTGTCCAGGCGGAACTGATATGCCGCCATGATGGCCTCCCAGTTGGAGCCTTCCTGCATCTCGCCGTCGCCGGTGACGACATAGGTGTGGTACTTCGCACCTGAGAGTTTTGCCGCCTTGGCCATGCCGACAGCGACCGGCAGCCCGTGTCCCAGAGGCCCGGTATTCGTTTCGACACCCGGCACCTTGTTACAGTTCGGGTGACCGTTCAGACGGGAATGCGGTTTCAGGAAGGTCGAGATTTCCTCTTCCGGAATGAAGCCGCGCTTGGCGAGCGTGACATAGAGCGCGCAGGCCGTATGGCCCTTCGAAAGCACGAACCTGTCGCGATCGGGGTGTCTTGGCTGATCGGGCCAGACACGCAGCACACGAAAGTACAGCGCGGTGAGGAGATCGATCACCGACATCTCGCCGCCAATATGGCCGGCGCCTGCCTCGTATACGGCCTGGAGGTCGCGCAGACGTATCTGGCGAGCAACACGTTCAAGTTCGGAAGGCTCCATTGTTTCCTCTTGTGCATAAATATTCATGTAGTTATATTTTTGCATACAAGCCGCCTTAGTCAAGCCCCTTATTGGCTATTGCGCTTCACAGTCACCCGAAAAGCTGGTTGACAGCAACCAGGCAAGTTGTTAATGAATTTTCCAGCAGGTGTGAATAAATATTCTTGCCTGAAGAAATACTGGCCGCCGGCCTTAATCCCAGGGAGGAACGATGGTGGCGATCGACGTGAATGAACAGAGCCGGCCCTCCGGTACGTGGGTCAGCAAGCTCACGGGAGCAACCGGTCCGCTCATCGGACTGCTTTTGCTCTGCCTGTTCCTGACCTTCAGCACAGATACATTTCTCTCCGTCCGCAATGGTCTGAACATTCTCGACCAGATCACCGTGCTGGGGATCATGGCAGTCGGCATGACCTTCGTGATCCTGATCGGCGGCATCGACCTTTCGGTAGGTTCGGTCCTGGCTCTCGCGATGATGGTGATGGGCTGGACGGCGAACGTCGCCGGTCTGCCGCTCGGCCTCGGCATCGTGGCGGCACTCATTGCCGCTATGATCAGCGGCCTGATCGTCGGCATCATGGTCACCTGGTTCAGGGTCCCTGCCTTTATCGCGACACTGGCGATGATGTCGGCTGCGCGCGGCGTGGCGAACATGATCACCGACGGCCAGCAGATCGTCGGCTTCCCCGACTGGTTCATGATGCTGGCCATTGACCGCCATTTCGGCATTCTGACTGCAACCGTCTTCCTGATGCTGGCTGTCGTCGCCGCTGCCTGGATTTTTCTGCACTTTCGCGCAGAAGGCCGCATGCTCTATGCGGTCGGCGGCAACCCCGAAGTTGCTCGTCTTGCCGGCATCAACGTCCAGCTTGTGACTATTCTTGTTTACGTGGCGAGCGCCGTCCTTGCAGGTCTTGCCGGTATCGTTCTTGCCGCCCGTCTGGACTCGGTTCAGCCGTCCAGCGGTTTTGGTTACGAGCTCGACACGATCGCGGCCGTCGTGATCGGGGGAACGTCTCTGTCGGGAGGTGCGGGCGGCATTGGTGGCACGCTTATCGGCGTCCTGATCATCGGCGTGCTGCGCAACGGCCTCAACCTGCTCAACGTCTCGCCCTTCCTGCAGCAGGTCATCATCGGCATCGTCATCGTTCTCGCTGTGGGTGCGGAAACGATCCGCAAGCGGCGGGCTGCCTGATCATTCGGCCCGCAGATGGTGCGGGCCGTCAGAAATTCCTCTCCGAAAGGTTTGGAGCGGAGCTATTGCCCGAGGGGGAGGATACCCGAGGGTTCACTAACAACGGAGGAACTGACATGAAATTTGCGCGCACTCTGCTCGCGTCTGCCGCCCTGCTTGGCCTCAGCCTGGGATCCGTACAGGCGGCCGAAGTCAAGAAGCTCGGCCTTGCCGTCGCCAATTTGCAGGCAAACTTCTTCAACCAGATCAAGCAGTCCGTCGAAGCTGAAGCCAAGAAGCGTGGCATCGAGGTCGTCACTGTCGACGCCAAGGGCGATGGTCCGACCCAGGTCAACCAGATC
Proteins encoded:
- a CDS encoding peptidoglycan D,D-transpeptidase FtsI family protein, whose product is MSIISRILKIKSRSHILVARQRIGIDDKIPGTRKKRSGQTRQRLGVLIGAFVCGFLLIGGRLIQYGLAEEPTTASLGNPNVVASRPDIIDRNGQLLATDLNMVSLYADPRRIVDADEVVEKLAAVIPNLDWRETHKKLRMDSGFQWLRRQLTPRQQADILALGLPGIGFRPEKRRFYPGGRSAAHIVGHVNVDNLGLAGMERYLDQQGLADLRAIGMTSGVLLEPVRLSIDIRVQNIAREVAAKAMSAYEAEAAGAVVLDVETGEVLAMASVPDYDPNEPSRTLPDGSVDKEYEKGWFNRISNATFEMGSTFKSFTLAMGLDAEKITLNSVVDASRPIRMGGFTIKDFKGKHRTLSIPEVFQYSSNIATAAVADMVGIEGHQQFLTKLGLLSKVETEMPGVATPTQPRTWKKINSVTISFGHGVATTPLQTASAAASLINGGNLIPPTFLPRSPEQAATLAKTVVKQSTSADMRYLFSWNGLKGSGRAAQVEGFNVGGKTGTADKVVNGRYANDLNFNAFVAAFPMDKPKYMVLAIIDAPKTGEHGGRTAASTAAPMVKEIIGRAAPLLGVQPRFGSNDAPYSLISY
- a CDS encoding sugar-binding transcriptional regulator; its protein translation is MSRLNELRLISRVAQMYHIEGRRQAEIAQHLRLSQATVSRMLKRAEAEDIVRTSVIPPVGTYSELEGALRQKFDLPEAIVVECSEDRDGAIMARIGEAAAHLLEITLAPGEIVGVSSWSQTIFKMVENIHPQKSAQVKYVVQTLGGMGDPSVQTHATQLTTRLARLTGAEPKLLPVQGVTTSREARLLMQSDPFVRETMDLFGSITLAIVGIGAVEPSELLARSGNIFSSRELADLAEAGAVGDISLRFFDKDGKPVKTPLDDRVIGLPLEDLARVDRVIALAGGAKKTAAISGALRVGVIDMLVTDKFTAQRLIDATA
- a CDS encoding FGGY family carbohydrate kinase, with protein sequence MRAILAIDQGTTNSKAVLVSETGEVLARGSAAVGISYPQPGWVEQDPRRIFASVCEAIEACLKKISEVTVEAVAVSNQRESVTVWDAETGEALGPVLSWQCRRTAPDCERLIAEGHLGRVEALTGLPLDPMFPGSKFRWLLDRVPAGRRVRLGTIDSWLIHCLTGGSRHVCDASNAARSQLFDLNGQVWSAELGEIFGVDIALLPEVLDSAADFGMTRGLPGIPDGTPIRSAVGDSHAALFGHGAFKPGDGKVTFGTGSSVMTTLPRFIAPQNGITTTVAWRIAGVPTFAFEGNILVSAASLPWMAGILGLPDVAALVDLAATAEPGGPGFVPAFVGLGAPYWSSDARALFAQINFSTTRAQMARSVTDSIACQVHDVIAAMRAQSGGRLGALYVDGGPSQNHFLMQCVSNLIEHAVIQCEAPEASALGAAYLAGLSLGLWKDLDAIEALPRSTDVIRPEEIDRTGLLNTWNDALARSTSRPTPVKCE
- a CDS encoding transketolase family protein, with the protein product MNAPVNPPKLYDCRDAFAATLERLAAENETIVAVCNDSVGSSKLGGFKSKFPDRLVNVGIAEQNMVGVGAGLANGGRLPYVCGASPFLTGRSLEQIKADISYSNANVKLVGISSGMAYGELGPTHHSIEDFAWTRVLPNLPVIAPCDRIETAAAVEWAASYNGPCFLRLSRVGVPDLLPEGHKFEVGKANLLREGSDVTLIANGTLTHRIVKAAEILAGRGIKARVLNMATVRPIDEAAIIAAANETGAIVTAEEHSIFGGLGSAVAEVVVDNTPVPMKRLGVPGVYAPTGSAEFLLDEFGMAPAAIADAAQALIKRK
- a CDS encoding transketolase, which encodes MEPSELERVARQIRLRDLQAVYEAGAGHIGGEMSVIDLLTALYFRVLRVWPDQPRHPDRDRFVLSKGHTACALYVTLAKRGFIPEEEISTFLKPHSRLNGHPNCNKVPGVETNTGPLGHGLPVAVGMAKAAKLSGAKYHTYVVTGDGEMQEGSNWEAIMAAYQFRLDNLTLIIDHNRFQQGASLSDTNDLAPLRPKLEAFGWEVSEINGNDMHAIVPALEHRSDRPHCIVAHTNKGHGISFMQDRVDWHHKVPSKEQYEIALAELSEAL